Proteins co-encoded in one Arthrobacter globiformis genomic window:
- a CDS encoding DUF4193 domain-containing protein produces MATTDYDAPRRSEEDAASESLEGLDPTRAVTAQPSSIDVDESDTAEGIELPGADLSGEELNIVVVPVRADEFTCGSCFLVHHRSQLAREANGLKFCRECEG; encoded by the coding sequence ATGGCAACTACTGATTATGATGCCCCTCGCCGAAGCGAGGAGGACGCTGCTTCCGAGTCTTTGGAGGGGCTGGACCCAACACGTGCGGTGACAGCGCAGCCCTCGTCCATTGACGTGGATGAAAGCGACACGGCCGAAGGGATCGAACTCCCAGGTGCTGATCTTTCCGGTGAAGAGCTCAATATTGTCGTCGTTCCGGTCAGGGCCGATGAGTTTACGTGCGGATCCTGCTTTTTGGTCCATCACCGTTCACAGCTGGCCAGGGAAGCCAACGGCCTGAAGTTCTGCCGGGAATGCGAGGGATAG
- a CDS encoding CBS domain-containing protein encodes MTTAREIMTGGAECVGENETLEQAARKMKDLDVGSLPICGHHLVGMLSQADIARNYPEDRVGELVAFISY; translated from the coding sequence ATGACCACCGCACGCGAGATCATGACCGGCGGCGCTGAATGCGTCGGCGAAAACGAAACCCTGGAACAGGCTGCACGGAAAATGAAGGACCTGGACGTCGGATCCCTGCCGATCTGCGGGCACCACCTGGTGGGGATGCTCAGCCAGGCCGACATCGCCCGGAATTACCCCGAGGACCGCGTCGGGGAACTCGTCGCCTTCATCTCCTACTAA